The Cohnella abietis genome has a segment encoding these proteins:
- a CDS encoding carbohydrate ABC transporter permease: MRLKYLNKTIVYMLLIIWALLSIYPLLWMIGASLKDQAEVFSSYSLFPDNVWHWNTYVEVWNRIEFFKYFLNSVNVTFWTLVGIILLFTMAGFAFAKLEFKGKSFLFYMFLGMMFVPGITVLIPLYLTESSLHLLDSHLGLILPMVNGSAPIAIFLFRNYFRSIPHEIYESVKMEGASIFRILFQIYIPLAVPAIATITIMNFLSSWNSLVLPMVLLNSQKLFTLPLAIIFLDTGVFRQWNVLMAGSLIAVGPVILAFIFFQKYYIQGLSSGAIKS, encoded by the coding sequence GTGAGGCTGAAATATCTTAATAAAACTATCGTCTATATGTTATTAATCATTTGGGCGCTGCTATCCATCTATCCTCTGCTTTGGATGATCGGTGCTTCCCTTAAGGACCAGGCAGAAGTGTTCTCTAGTTATTCTTTATTTCCGGACAATGTATGGCATTGGAATACTTATGTAGAGGTATGGAATCGAATAGAGTTTTTCAAATATTTTCTCAACAGTGTTAATGTGACCTTCTGGACTTTAGTGGGTATTATTCTTTTGTTCACGATGGCAGGCTTTGCATTTGCAAAGCTAGAATTTAAGGGGAAGTCATTCCTGTTTTACATGTTTTTGGGCATGATGTTTGTACCGGGAATTACGGTATTAATCCCTCTTTATTTAACAGAAAGCTCATTGCATCTACTAGACTCTCATCTTGGGTTGATCTTACCGATGGTGAATGGTTCAGCACCGATTGCTATCTTTTTATTTCGAAATTATTTCCGTTCCATTCCTCATGAGATTTATGAATCTGTGAAAATGGAAGGCGCAAGCATATTCAGAATACTGTTCCAGATTTATATTCCATTAGCTGTACCTGCCATAGCAACCATTACAATTATGAACTTCCTTAGTTCATGGAATTCGCTAGTATTACCGATGGTTTTGCTTAATAGCCAGAAATTATTCACCTTACCTTTGGCAATCATTTTTCTAGATACAGGCGTATTTCGTCAATGGAATGTATTAATGGCGGGTTCATTAATCGCGGTTGGGCCTGTCATTCTAGCCTTCATCTTCTTCCAAAAGTACTATATTCAAGGGTTGTCCTCAGGTGCAATTAAATCATAA